Proteins from one Streptosporangium becharense genomic window:
- a CDS encoding acetoacetate decarboxylase family protein — protein sequence MARHLIQGREVALPVRVRDASVYSASYLVRADAARAVIAYSRLDVAEVIPRKALCTLVFIDYLDGDLGPYHEFGVAFLVRPPDAGHAPRGGLRANLAELYRTGAGAFVHWLPVDQGFTLEAGRTIWGFPKELADIDLRTSSPYKRCVLRKDGRLVLDLLIKPGLPAPGTGMMTALDAYTHQDGVTRRVPWSVSARGVRARAGGALIRLGNHPVARELSELGLPRRALVTATASRVTMAFDEAKDA from the coding sequence ATGGCACGCCATCTGATCCAAGGACGCGAGGTCGCACTGCCGGTCCGCGTCCGCGATGCCTCGGTCTACAGCGCGTCCTATCTGGTCCGGGCGGACGCCGCCCGGGCGGTGATCGCCTACTCGCGGCTGGACGTCGCCGAGGTGATCCCCCGCAAGGCCCTGTGCACGCTGGTCTTCATCGACTACCTCGACGGCGACCTCGGCCCGTACCACGAGTTCGGCGTCGCCTTCCTGGTCCGGCCGCCGGACGCCGGGCACGCCCCCCGCGGCGGGCTGCGGGCGAATCTGGCGGAGCTGTACCGGACCGGCGCCGGGGCGTTCGTCCACTGGCTTCCGGTCGACCAGGGATTCACTCTGGAGGCGGGCCGCACGATCTGGGGTTTCCCCAAGGAGCTCGCCGACATCGACCTGCGCACCTCCTCGCCGTACAAACGGTGCGTCCTGCGCAAGGACGGCCGCCTGGTGCTGGACCTGCTGATCAAACCCGGCCTCCCGGCGCCCGGCACCGGCATGATGACCGCCCTGGACGCCTACACGCACCAGGACGGCGTCACCCGCCGGGTGCCGTGGTCGGTGTCGGCGCGCGGGGTCCGGGCACGGGCCGGCGGCGCGCTGATCCGCCTGGGCAACCACCCGGTGGCCCGGGAGCTGAGCGAGCTCGGCCTGCCCAGGCGTGCCCTCGTCACCGCCACGGCCTCCCGTGTCACCATGGCCTTCGACGAGGCCAAGGACGCCTAG
- a CDS encoding acyltransferase family protein, with translation MSDIRSFQMPAPDDDGPSGADAGRSTGGQGRTPAGWPVPDPARGAGPAQPAWPEPPERLPAAPGWHSRPDGMREESPGEVTEWGGYPAYREPRAGESYDSQDPLDLSKPLAPDPMPLESAWAQESLRGHDPAQVPGSPWAPESSPGHDLAGGPEPAWGYDPPGATRQSPLPHAAPVSPPPVHQAPPPLPAWAEAPPSRPQPGASPAGDQPSGTHPYAGGPAHGTRPGPGARPPHPRDGAHPQSARPQTAPASPETDSGPPFSYWQSTSGQRSSFWTHAAEPEREAELERQAEREREPQAVEAPAAPAARKKREPYLDNVKFVLIALVVAGHSLVPTLDAHSAKSAYMFIYMFHMPAFVLISGYLGRNFWNSNAKINKLVDTLLIPYVVVEIGYALLRFALGQKWSLTIIDPAWLNWYLLALVLWRISTPVWTRMRQPLLVAVGIYLIAGFSEISGDFSIDRFFGLLPFYVLGLLLKPEHFDLLKPLWVKITSAVVLGGAAVVAVLIAPHVKLDPVYFRYSFKAMELSWWMGLGVRAAVLVAALAMSAAVLALVPRGETWFSDLGTRTLYAYLLHGVVVLIAKDQEWLSFPWLYGPLGVLAIMSMSLLLAIVLCLPETRTLFKWLLEPRLVWLYRRPAGPDGTPATAPAGPAPATASGTAAPAAGGTGGTPGPAATGTGNAPGGFPGSTSAGFPAGPATSAGGPPRGAT, from the coding sequence GTGAGCGACATCCGTTCCTTCCAGATGCCGGCCCCCGATGACGACGGCCCCTCCGGTGCCGACGCCGGCAGGTCCACCGGTGGGCAGGGCCGGACCCCCGCCGGGTGGCCGGTGCCCGACCCCGCGCGAGGAGCCGGCCCGGCCCAGCCCGCCTGGCCGGAGCCGCCGGAGCGCCTCCCCGCCGCCCCCGGCTGGCACTCCCGGCCGGACGGCATGCGGGAGGAGAGCCCCGGCGAGGTCACGGAGTGGGGCGGCTACCCGGCCTACCGGGAGCCCCGGGCCGGTGAGTCGTACGACTCCCAGGACCCCCTCGACCTGTCCAAGCCCCTGGCACCCGACCCGATGCCCCTGGAGTCGGCCTGGGCCCAGGAGTCCCTGCGCGGGCACGATCCCGCGCAGGTGCCGGGATCCCCGTGGGCGCCGGAGTCCTCCCCGGGGCACGACCTGGCGGGAGGCCCGGAGCCCGCCTGGGGGTACGACCCTCCGGGGGCGACCCGGCAGTCTCCTCTTCCGCACGCCGCTCCCGTCTCCCCCCCGCCCGTGCACCAGGCGCCGCCCCCGCTGCCCGCCTGGGCGGAGGCCCCGCCGTCCCGGCCGCAGCCGGGGGCGTCCCCGGCCGGCGACCAGCCGTCCGGCACGCACCCGTACGCCGGCGGCCCGGCCCACGGCACGCGGCCCGGCCCGGGAGCGCGGCCGCCGCACCCGCGTGACGGGGCACACCCGCAGAGCGCACGCCCGCAGACGGCTCCGGCGTCCCCGGAGACGGATTCCGGCCCCCCCTTCTCGTACTGGCAGAGCACCAGCGGGCAGCGGTCGTCGTTCTGGACGCACGCCGCCGAGCCCGAGCGGGAGGCGGAGCTGGAGCGGCAGGCGGAGCGGGAGCGCGAGCCGCAGGCCGTGGAGGCGCCCGCCGCGCCTGCGGCCAGGAAGAAGCGTGAGCCCTACCTCGACAACGTCAAGTTCGTCCTGATCGCCCTGGTGGTGGCCGGTCACTCGCTGGTGCCCACCCTGGACGCGCACTCGGCGAAGTCGGCGTACATGTTCATTTACATGTTCCACATGCCGGCGTTCGTACTGATCAGCGGCTATCTGGGACGGAACTTCTGGAACTCCAACGCCAAGATCAACAAGCTGGTCGACACCCTGCTGATCCCGTACGTCGTCGTCGAGATCGGTTATGCCCTGCTCCGCTTCGCGCTCGGCCAGAAGTGGAGTCTCACGATCATCGACCCGGCATGGCTGAACTGGTATCTGCTGGCGCTGGTGCTGTGGCGGATCTCCACGCCCGTCTGGACCCGCATGCGGCAGCCGCTGCTGGTGGCGGTGGGCATCTACCTCATCGCGGGATTCTCGGAGATCTCCGGTGACTTCAGCATCGACCGCTTCTTCGGCCTGCTCCCCTTCTACGTGCTCGGCCTGCTGCTCAAGCCCGAGCACTTCGACCTGCTCAAGCCGCTCTGGGTGAAGATCACCTCGGCGGTCGTCCTCGGGGGCGCCGCCGTGGTGGCCGTCCTCATCGCGCCTCACGTCAAGCTCGACCCCGTCTACTTCCGCTACAGCTTCAAGGCGATGGAGCTGTCGTGGTGGATGGGACTGGGCGTGCGCGCCGCCGTGCTCGTCGCGGCGCTGGCCATGTCGGCCGCGGTGCTCGCCCTGGTGCCCAGGGGTGAGACCTGGTTCTCCGACCTCGGCACCCGCACGCTCTACGCCTACCTGCTCCACGGCGTCGTGGTGCTCATCGCCAAGGACCAGGAGTGGCTGAGCTTCCCGTGGCTGTACGGCCCACTGGGGGTCCTGGCGATCATGTCGATGTCGTTGCTGCTGGCCATCGTGCTGTGCCTGCCGGAGACCCGCACGCTCTTCAAGTGGCTGCTGGAGCCGCGCCTGGTCTGGCTCTACCGCCGCCCCGCGGGCCCCGACGGCACGCCCGCCACCGCGCCGGCCGGACCCGCGCCGGCGACCGCCTCCGGCACCGCGGCACCCGCCGCCGGAGGCACCGGGGGCACCCCGGGTCCTGCGGCCACCGGTACCGGGAACGCCCCGGGAGGCTTCCCGGGGAGCACTTCGGCAGGCTTCCCGGCAGGCCCCGCCACGAGCGCGGGCGGCCCACCGCGGGGCGCCACCTGA
- a CDS encoding glycosyltransferase family 2 protein: MKISCVILTMGNRVPELGRAVESALNQSDGDVEVVIVGNGADVPELSVSIPEGSSASVKTLRLGHNAGIPAGRNRGVEECSGDVVLFLDDDGWYADTGLVSHLRERFSTEHDLAVVSFRVMDPDGGTGQRRHVPRLRAGDPERSSPVTTFLGGACAIRRSAFLQVGGLPERFFYAHEETDLAWRLLGEGYRIEYDAKTVMYHPQVPPTRHADFYRLNARNRVWLARRNLPWPLALLYLLNWVVLTLVRERSSSALRSWFKGFAEGLREPAGERRPMAWNTAWRMLRLGRPPIV; this comes from the coding sequence TTGAAGATCTCGTGCGTCATCCTCACCATGGGCAACCGGGTCCCCGAGCTGGGACGGGCGGTCGAGTCGGCGCTGAACCAGTCCGACGGTGACGTCGAGGTCGTCATCGTCGGCAACGGCGCCGACGTCCCCGAACTGTCGGTGTCGATCCCGGAGGGGTCGTCGGCCTCGGTGAAGACACTCCGGCTCGGCCACAACGCGGGCATCCCCGCCGGTCGCAACCGCGGCGTCGAGGAGTGCTCGGGCGACGTCGTCCTCTTCCTCGACGACGACGGCTGGTACGCCGACACGGGGCTCGTCTCCCACCTGCGCGAGCGGTTCTCCACCGAGCACGACCTCGCGGTCGTCTCCTTCCGGGTGATGGACCCCGACGGCGGCACCGGCCAGCGCCGCCACGTCCCCCGGCTGCGGGCCGGCGATCCCGAGCGGTCCTCCCCGGTCACCACCTTCCTGGGCGGGGCCTGCGCGATCCGCAGGTCGGCCTTCCTCCAGGTCGGCGGGCTCCCGGAGCGTTTCTTCTACGCCCACGAGGAGACCGACCTGGCCTGGCGGCTGCTCGGCGAGGGTTACCGCATCGAGTACGACGCCAAGACGGTCATGTACCACCCGCAGGTTCCCCCGACCAGGCACGCCGACTTCTACCGGCTCAACGCCCGCAACCGGGTCTGGCTGGCCCGCCGCAACCTCCCGTGGCCGCTGGCCCTGCTGTACCTGCTCAACTGGGTCGTGCTGACCCTCGTCCGCGAGCGGTCCTCCTCGGCCCTGCGCTCCTGGTTCAAGGGCTTCGCCGAAGGGCTCCGGGAGCCCGCCGGCGAGCGCCGTCCGATGGCCTGGAACACCGCCTGGCGGATGCTGCGCCTGGGCCGCCCGCCGATCGTCTGA
- a CDS encoding ABC transporter ATP-binding protein, with amino-acid sequence MNIDITRLTKTYKGGVRAVDEVTLHIPTGMYGLLGSNGAGKTTLMRILTGLLKPTSGTVRVGGHDITTPGGRLAVQRTLGYLPQDLGVYPELTARRFLDYIALLKGIDRRAERRRRIAELLETVSLTDAADRRLKGFSGGMLRRVGIAQALLADPRLLVVDEPTTGLDPEERIRLRTLLSQLAGDRTVLLSTHILDDVAQTCRQVAVMDGGRLVFHGDIAGLVSYADRRVWTLTTTGPAPTTGRIVSVLPEGPAMRYRVVSATPPAADARPAVPTLEDGYLALMEAGASR; translated from the coding sequence ATGAACATCGACATCACCCGGCTGACCAAGACCTACAAGGGCGGTGTGCGTGCCGTCGACGAGGTGACCCTGCACATCCCCACCGGCATGTACGGGCTGCTCGGCTCCAACGGCGCGGGCAAGACCACCTTGATGCGGATCCTGACCGGCCTGCTCAAGCCCACCTCCGGCACGGTCCGCGTCGGCGGCCACGACATCACCACCCCCGGCGGGCGCCTGGCCGTGCAACGCACCCTCGGCTACCTGCCGCAGGACCTCGGCGTCTACCCGGAGCTGACCGCCCGCCGCTTCCTCGACTACATCGCCCTGCTCAAGGGCATCGACCGCCGTGCCGAGCGCCGCCGCAGGATCGCCGAGCTGCTGGAGACGGTCTCGCTCACCGACGCCGCCGACCGCAGGCTCAAGGGCTTCTCCGGCGGTATGCTGCGCCGCGTCGGCATCGCCCAGGCGCTGCTCGCCGACCCCCGGCTGCTCGTCGTGGACGAGCCCACCACCGGTCTGGACCCCGAGGAGCGCATCCGCTTGCGCACTCTGCTCTCCCAGCTGGCCGGCGACCGCACCGTCCTGCTCAGCACCCACATCCTCGACGACGTGGCGCAGACCTGCCGCCAGGTCGCGGTGATGGACGGGGGCCGCCTGGTCTTCCACGGCGACATCGCCGGGCTGGTCTCCTACGCCGACCGGCGGGTGTGGACGCTCACCACCACCGGCCCCGCCCCCACGACCGGCAGGATCGTCTCCGTCCTGCCCGAAGGCCCCGCCATGCGCTACCGTGTCGTCTCCGCCACGCCCCCGGCCGCGGACGCGCGGCCCGCCGTACCGACCCTGGAGGACGGCTACCTCGCGTTGATGGAGGCCGGCGCGTCCCGCTAG
- a CDS encoding glycosyltransferase codes for MRVCVGTIVHHPEDARIMHRQIRALLEAGHEITYVAPFTDCNVTADPRIRAIDVPRATGRRRWRALKAARSALKRGVQDADLLIVHDIELLFRLPRRRPATVWDVHEDTAAALETKAYLPERLRPILPGLVRRIESRAERRLHLMLAEESYRERFTGPHPVVPNTTYVPRRQPAPPGRNRVVYVGHLSAARGAAELVELGRRLLPHGIRLDLIGAADPDVRPVLRDAQRQGLLDWYGYVPNRHALRMAEGAIAGLSLLHDVPNYRRSMPTKVIEYMSRGIPVVTTPLPAAASLVERSGCGLVVPFGDVEAAVRAVLALRDDPAGAAEMGARGHTEALARHNWPDHAGDFVGRLEEWAGRRVTSDVEIGVLEAWHAI; via the coding sequence ATGCGGGTATGTGTCGGGACAATCGTTCATCACCCGGAAGACGCCCGGATCATGCATCGGCAGATCCGGGCGCTCCTGGAGGCGGGGCACGAGATCACCTACGTCGCCCCCTTCACCGACTGCAACGTCACCGCGGATCCCCGGATCCGGGCGATCGACGTTCCCCGCGCGACCGGCCGCCGCCGCTGGCGCGCGCTGAAGGCCGCCCGGAGCGCGCTGAAGCGCGGCGTGCAGGACGCGGACCTGTTGATCGTCCACGACATCGAGCTGCTGTTCCGGCTGCCGAGGCGGCGCCCGGCCACCGTCTGGGACGTGCACGAGGACACGGCCGCCGCGCTGGAGACCAAGGCGTACCTGCCCGAGCGCCTGCGTCCGATCCTGCCGGGGCTCGTGCGCCGGATCGAGTCCCGCGCGGAGCGCCGCCTGCACCTGATGCTGGCCGAGGAGTCCTACCGGGAGCGTTTCACCGGCCCCCACCCCGTGGTTCCCAACACCACCTACGTTCCCCGGCGGCAGCCCGCGCCGCCCGGCCGCAACCGGGTGGTCTACGTGGGCCACCTGTCCGCCGCCCGCGGCGCGGCGGAACTGGTCGAGCTGGGCCGGCGGCTGCTCCCGCACGGGATCAGACTCGACCTGATCGGCGCGGCCGACCCCGACGTCCGGCCGGTCCTGCGGGACGCCCAGCGGCAGGGCCTGCTCGACTGGTACGGCTACGTGCCCAACCGGCACGCGCTGCGCATGGCCGAGGGGGCGATCGCCGGCCTGTCGCTCTTGCACGACGTGCCCAACTACCGGCGGTCGATGCCGACCAAGGTCATCGAGTACATGTCGCGGGGCATCCCGGTGGTGACCACGCCGTTGCCCGCCGCCGCCTCGCTGGTCGAGCGGTCCGGATGCGGTCTCGTGGTGCCCTTCGGGGACGTGGAGGCGGCGGTGCGCGCCGTGCTCGCACTGCGGGACGACCCGGCCGGGGCGGCGGAGATGGGTGCCCGGGGTCACACGGAGGCGCTGGCCCGTCACAACTGGCCGGACCACGCGGGCGACTTCGTCGGCCGGCTGGAGGAATGGGCGGGCCGACGGGTGACGTCGGACGTGGAGATTGGTGTACTGGAGGCATGGCACGCCATCTGA
- a CDS encoding CDP-alcohol phosphatidyltransferase family protein, protein MSGPSVAELRAVAQPHSTMERNSGEHWAGVLYMRKLSIYVTWFLAKTPITPNQTTWLMILTGLAAGAVLALPGFAAALAAALLVQLYLLLDCSDGELARWTGRTSITGVYLDRVGHYFAEAALLIGLGFRASETLPDWYTVAGFAAALGAILIKAETDLVDVARARSGLVAATESSAEQFRSRGLSLARKAAAALKFHRVVQAVELSILVVVAALWDAVNGGLAATRILAVACVAVAALQMVLHLVSILASRRLS, encoded by the coding sequence ATGTCCGGGCCGTCGGTCGCTGAGCTGCGTGCGGTGGCCCAGCCGCACTCGACCATGGAGCGCAACAGCGGCGAGCACTGGGCCGGCGTGCTGTACATGCGCAAGCTGTCGATCTACGTCACCTGGTTCCTGGCGAAGACCCCGATCACGCCCAACCAGACCACCTGGCTGATGATCCTCACCGGGCTGGCGGCGGGTGCGGTCCTCGCGCTGCCCGGCTTCGCCGCGGCCCTCGCCGCGGCCCTGCTGGTCCAGCTCTACCTGCTGCTCGACTGCTCCGACGGCGAGCTGGCCCGCTGGACCGGCCGGACCTCCATCACCGGTGTCTACCTCGACCGGGTCGGCCACTACTTCGCCGAGGCGGCGCTGCTCATCGGGCTGGGCTTCCGGGCCTCGGAGACCCTCCCCGACTGGTACACCGTGGCGGGGTTCGCCGCCGCGCTCGGCGCCATCCTGATCAAGGCGGAGACCGACCTGGTCGACGTGGCCCGTGCCCGCTCGGGGCTGGTCGCGGCGACCGAGTCGTCCGCAGAGCAGTTCCGGTCGCGGGGGCTGAGCCTGGCCCGCAAGGCCGCCGCGGCCCTGAAGTTCCACCGCGTCGTCCAGGCGGTGGAGCTGTCCATCCTCGTCGTGGTCGCCGCCCTGTGGGACGCGGTCAACGGGGGACTGGCGGCCACCCGGATCCTCGCGGTCGCCTGCGTGGCGGTCGCCGCGCTCCAGATGGTCCTGCACCTGGTCAGCATTCTGGCGTCCAGGCGGCTGTCATGA
- a CDS encoding LCP family protein, producing MSDNRHVAVGDRRAEPAPPGRRASRRAKGDAPHPETVPPREPEEPGEPEEPGDAPRKAGGRSGGRGKGGKKGLGAGAWTSVALTGLLVLGTLGGYGVYRNTLGNFNTVDLGDKLGNDRPAATGALNVLIVGSDTREGDNLKYGQKMANDGKRTDTIILMHLAPNRDKATFVSFPRDSVVQMPACKSETGQPVAPRTEMINAAYNEGGITCTITTIEALTDIRVDHFVEVDFTGFKNIVDALGGVRICLSKPVDDKKAKLTLAAGWHNLKGEQALGYVRLRGYGDGSDIGRIKRQQVFLTQVVKKATSSELLTDPGKLLKFINTAAKSVRMDKALADDTNALLEIATSAKSLTAGGVELITVPWGPHPDDPNRVAWRQPDANKLFAAIKNDTEVTPPANPTAKPAIAREQVRVQVLNGTDMFGKAKEVADELAEQGFVVTHIGNARPATGNRATTEIRYATKDGADGIAYGDTVAGRLSKDKRTPIAGKIRPVSAERYTPATTAKPAKGAKAPTGPIIQLVIGSDWPGVRALPKIPDSLQDKVVTAKTDPCQ from the coding sequence ATGAGCGACAACCGGCACGTCGCCGTCGGCGACCGCCGGGCCGAACCGGCCCCCCCGGGCCGCAGGGCTTCCCGGCGGGCGAAGGGCGACGCCCCCCACCCGGAGACGGTCCCGCCGCGGGAACCCGAGGAGCCCGGGGAACCCGAGGAGCCCGGGGACGCCCCCCGGAAGGCGGGCGGCCGGTCCGGCGGACGCGGGAAGGGCGGGAAGAAGGGCCTCGGCGCCGGCGCCTGGACGAGCGTCGCCCTGACCGGGCTGCTGGTCCTCGGCACGCTGGGCGGATACGGGGTCTACCGCAACACGCTCGGCAACTTCAACACCGTCGACCTCGGCGACAAGCTCGGCAACGACCGGCCGGCCGCCACGGGCGCGCTGAACGTGCTGATCGTCGGCTCCGACACCCGCGAGGGCGACAACCTCAAGTACGGCCAGAAGATGGCCAACGACGGCAAGCGCACCGACACCATCATCCTCATGCACCTGGCCCCCAACCGCGACAAGGCGACGTTCGTCAGCTTCCCCCGCGACTCGGTGGTCCAGATGCCGGCCTGCAAGTCCGAGACCGGCCAGCCGGTCGCACCCCGCACCGAGATGATCAATGCCGCGTACAACGAGGGCGGCATCACCTGCACGATCACCACGATCGAGGCGCTCACCGACATCCGCGTCGACCACTTCGTCGAGGTCGACTTCACCGGCTTCAAGAACATCGTCGACGCCCTCGGCGGCGTCAGGATCTGCCTGAGCAAACCGGTCGACGACAAGAAGGCGAAGCTGACCCTGGCGGCGGGCTGGCACAACCTCAAGGGCGAGCAGGCCCTGGGCTACGTCCGGCTGCGCGGCTACGGCGACGGCAGCGACATCGGCCGGATCAAGCGCCAGCAGGTCTTCCTCACCCAGGTCGTGAAGAAGGCCACCAGCAGCGAGCTGCTGACCGATCCCGGCAAGCTGCTGAAGTTCATCAACACCGCCGCCAAGTCCGTCCGGATGGACAAGGCGCTGGCGGACGACACCAATGCCCTCCTGGAGATCGCGACCAGCGCCAAGTCGCTGACCGCCGGCGGCGTCGAGCTCATCACCGTCCCGTGGGGCCCCCACCCGGACGACCCTAACCGGGTCGCCTGGCGGCAGCCCGACGCGAACAAGCTGTTCGCCGCGATCAAGAACGACACCGAGGTCACCCCGCCGGCCAATCCCACCGCCAAGCCGGCCATCGCGCGCGAGCAGGTCCGGGTGCAGGTCCTCAACGGCACCGACATGTTCGGCAAGGCCAAGGAGGTGGCCGACGAACTCGCGGAGCAGGGCTTCGTGGTCACCCACATCGGCAACGCCCGCCCGGCGACGGGCAACCGCGCCACCACCGAGATCCGTTACGCCACCAAGGACGGCGCCGACGGCATCGCCTACGGTGACACGGTGGCCGGCAGGCTCTCCAAGGACAAGCGCACCCCGATCGCCGGCAAGATCAGGCCGGTGAGCGCGGAGCGGTACACCCCGGCGACCACCGCCAAGCCCGCGAAGGGGGCCAAGGCCCCGACCGGGCCGATCATCCAGCTGGTCATCGGCAGCGACTGGCCGGGGGTCCGGGCCCTGCCCAAGATCCCCGACTCCCTCCAGGACAAGGTCGTCACCGCCAAGACCGACCCCTGCCAGTAG
- a CDS encoding iron-containing alcohol dehydrogenase family protein, with translation MLPAPLTMEVRRGAIAQLGSLLADSRVATSGRVAVAVGVGQGDRIAEVIAPSLDEARVFRVADGSVDAAISLGADLRRGAYEAVVGIGGGKTIDATKYAASLAGIPMVAVATNLSHDGICSPVASLTHDGGKGSFGVPMPLAIMVDLDFVHDAPPSLVRSGVGDVVSNLSAIDDWQLAAAERGEPIDGLACSMARTAAEAVIGRRDSIESDAFLTVLAESLILSGMSMVIAGSSRPSSGGDHEILHAVDQLFPGTSNHGELAGIGAAFCFFLRDDSRRLPQVVDCLRGHELPVTPSDVGLTTEQFTKAVMLAPSTRPGRYTILEHLRLSESEIRDRVEDYVRAVGR, from the coding sequence ATGCTCCCCGCCCCCCTGACCATGGAGGTGCGGCGGGGAGCGATCGCCCAGCTCGGCTCGTTGCTCGCCGACAGCAGGGTGGCGACCTCCGGGCGGGTGGCCGTGGCGGTGGGCGTCGGCCAGGGCGACAGGATCGCCGAGGTCATCGCCCCCTCCCTCGACGAGGCCAGGGTCTTCCGGGTCGCCGACGGCTCGGTCGACGCCGCGATCTCGCTCGGCGCCGACCTGCGCCGCGGCGCGTACGAGGCGGTCGTGGGCATCGGCGGCGGCAAGACCATCGACGCGACCAAGTACGCCGCCTCGCTCGCCGGGATCCCGATGGTGGCCGTGGCCACCAACCTGTCGCACGACGGGATCTGCTCCCCGGTCGCCTCGCTGACGCACGACGGCGGCAAGGGCTCCTTCGGCGTGCCGATGCCGCTGGCCATCATGGTCGACCTCGACTTCGTGCACGACGCACCCCCGTCGCTGGTCCGCTCCGGGGTCGGCGACGTGGTCAGCAACCTGTCGGCCATCGACGACTGGCAGCTCGCCGCGGCCGAGCGCGGCGAGCCCATCGACGGCCTGGCCTGCTCGATGGCCCGCACCGCGGCGGAGGCGGTGATCGGCAGGCGCGACTCGATCGAGTCCGACGCCTTCCTCACCGTGCTGGCCGAATCGCTCATCCTGTCGGGGATGTCCATGGTGATCGCCGGCTCGTCCCGTCCTTCGAGTGGCGGAGACCATGAGATCCTGCATGCCGTGGATCAGCTCTTTCCCGGCACATCCAATCACGGCGAGCTCGCCGGGATAGGTGCCGCATTCTGTTTCTTCCTCCGCGACGACTCGCGGAGGCTCCCCCAGGTCGTCGACTGCCTGCGCGGGCACGAGCTGCCGGTCACCCCCTCCGACGTGGGGTTGACCACCGAGCAGTTCACCAAGGCCGTCATGCTGGCGCCCTCGACCCGTCCCGGGCGCTACACGATCCTTGAGCACCTGCGCCTGTCGGAGTCGGAGATCCGTGATCGGGTAGAGGACTATGTCCGGGCCGTCGGTCGCTGA
- a CDS encoding ArnT family glycosyltransferase has protein sequence MFGWARRHRWFLGVLGVGAALRAVAMLGYRPALWFPDSYTYVVTALKPRPDLVRPAGYPMFLRLLEPFHSFALVTLVQHLMGLCVGVLVYLTARRLRAPGWAATLASAPALLDAYQIELEHLLVSDTLFGLLVTAAACLGVRRSPGWRTACGIGLLLAAATLTRTVGLPLVAVFAGWLIVRERGRVFLAGVMLAAAAVPVIGYGAWFYATHQRIGIVGANGVFLYAKTMTFADCAVMRPPPDLATLCDPRPPAKRPPAQEYVWSPDSPLVRRPGITFTRESDELAARFASLAIRSQPLDYLSSVTAELARSFTLGRPVYPDREIYDYYEFPETRPAPPGRYPAMVGAEFARRYEAGPIEPRIVEPYAGWIRAYQSVAGLPGAALLVLLLVPPVVAGAQRLRAGRPARVSPGTGRTGDPGDVEGTGSTEGTERPGSTTAPTTGTAPGPTDNPTNGPVTGPATGTAVGSVNGPAAVPAAWALPWAVAATLLVMPPAVAEFDYRYVLPAVPAACLAAALSVRKPNFGNIPLNVRT, from the coding sequence GTGTTCGGGTGGGCGCGGCGGCACCGCTGGTTCCTGGGCGTGCTGGGGGTGGGGGCCGCGCTGCGGGCGGTGGCGATGCTGGGCTACCGGCCGGCGCTGTGGTTCCCCGACTCCTACACCTACGTGGTGACCGCGCTCAAGCCCCGCCCCGACCTGGTCCGCCCGGCGGGCTACCCGATGTTCCTGCGGCTGCTCGAACCGTTCCACAGTTTCGCCCTCGTCACGCTGGTCCAGCACCTGATGGGGCTCTGCGTCGGCGTGCTGGTCTACCTCACCGCCCGGCGGCTGCGCGCTCCCGGCTGGGCCGCGACGCTCGCCTCCGCCCCCGCCCTGCTGGACGCCTACCAGATCGAACTGGAGCACCTGCTGGTCTCCGACACCCTGTTCGGGCTGCTGGTCACGGCCGCGGCCTGCCTGGGGGTACGCCGGTCGCCCGGGTGGCGCACGGCGTGCGGGATCGGGCTGCTGCTCGCCGCGGCCACGCTGACCAGGACCGTGGGGCTGCCGCTGGTGGCGGTGTTCGCGGGCTGGCTGATCGTCCGGGAGCGGGGCCGGGTGTTCCTGGCCGGCGTGATGCTGGCCGCGGCGGCGGTGCCGGTCATCGGGTACGGCGCCTGGTTCTACGCGACCCACCAGCGGATCGGCATCGTCGGCGCGAACGGCGTCTTCCTGTACGCCAAGACGATGACGTTCGCCGACTGCGCGGTGATGAGGCCGCCGCCGGATCTGGCGACCCTGTGCGACCCCCGGCCACCCGCGAAGCGGCCTCCCGCGCAGGAGTACGTCTGGAGCCCGGACTCGCCGCTCGTCCGGCGGCCCGGCATCACCTTCACCCGGGAGAGCGACGAGCTGGCCGCACGGTTCGCGTCGCTCGCCATCCGGAGCCAGCCGCTCGACTACCTGAGCTCGGTCACCGCGGAACTGGCCCGCTCGTTCACCCTGGGCCGGCCGGTCTACCCGGACCGGGAGATCTACGACTACTACGAGTTCCCCGAGACGCGGCCCGCGCCGCCGGGACGCTACCCGGCCATGGTGGGCGCCGAGTTCGCGCGGCGTTACGAGGCGGGCCCGATCGAGCCGCGGATCGTCGAGCCGTACGCGGGCTGGATCCGCGCCTACCAGTCCGTCGCCGGGCTGCCCGGCGCGGCGCTGCTGGTCCTCCTGCTCGTCCCGCCGGTGGTGGCGGGAGCGCAGCGGCTGCGCGCCGGGCGCCCGGCGCGGGTGTCGCCGGGTACGGGACGCACGGGGGACCCGGGGGACGTCGAGGGCACGGGAAGCACCGAGGGCACCGAGCGCCCCGGATCGACGACCGCGCCGACGACCGGAACGGCGCCCGGACCGACGGACAACCCCACGAACGGCCCGGTGACCGGACCTGCGACCGGTACGGCCGTCGGATCGGTGAACGGCCCGGCGGCCGTACCGGCGGCCTGGGCGCTGCCGTGGGCGGTCGCGGCGACGCTGCTGGTGATGCCCCCGGCGGTGGCGGAGTTCGACTACCGGTACGTCCTGCCGGCCGTACCCGCCGCATGCCTCGCAGCGGCATTAAGCGTTCGTAAACCTAATTTCGGTAACATTCCATTAAATGTCAGGACTTGA